One window from the genome of Nocardioides panaciterrulae encodes:
- the scpA gene encoding methylmalonyl-CoA mutase has protein sequence MSVPKSFSGLPLAGSASGSTGGAAGEPWLSPEGIEIKPTYSEADVAGLDALDTLPGLSPFLRGPYPTMYTTQPWTIRQYAGFSTAEQSNAFYRRNLAAGQKGLSVAFDLATHRGYDSDHPRVRGDVGMAGVAIDSIYDARTLFDGIPLDQMSVSMTMNGAVLPIMALYIAAAEEQGVKPEQLAGTIQNDILKEFMVRNTYIYPPAPSMRIISDIFRYTAERMPRFNSISISGYHIQEAGATADLELAYTLADGVEYLRAGLDAGLDIDRFAPRLSFFWAIGMNFFMEVAKMRAARALWARLVREFDPQNPKSLSLRTHSQTSGWSLTAQDVFNNVQRTCIEAMAATQGHTQSLHTNALDEAIALPTDFSARIARNTQLLLQQESGTTGTIDPWGGSYYVERLTHDLAERAWAHIQEAERAGGMAKAIEQGIPKMRIEEAAARTQARIDSGAQKVIGVNTYRLAAETGADSLGIDVLRVDNDDVYRQQLAKLERLRAERDADEVRRTLEALTNAADRGPGDAAGGNLLELAVDAARAKATVGEISEALEKVYGRHQAVIRTISGVFRDEAASAGGELVQQVVEATEEFEEAEGRRPRILVAKMGQDGHDRGQKVVVSAFADMGFDVDVGPLFSTPEEVAQQAVDADVHIVGVSSLAAGHLALLPALKQALEDQGRPDIMVVIGGVIPPDDVPALREMGAAAVFLPGTVIAQSALDLLARLREQLGH, from the coding sequence ATGAGCGTTCCGAAGAGCTTCAGCGGCCTGCCGCTCGCCGGCAGTGCGAGCGGGTCGACGGGCGGCGCCGCCGGCGAGCCCTGGCTGTCCCCCGAGGGCATCGAGATCAAGCCGACGTACTCCGAGGCCGACGTGGCGGGCCTCGACGCGCTCGACACGCTGCCGGGCCTGAGCCCGTTCCTGCGCGGGCCCTACCCGACGATGTACACCACCCAGCCGTGGACCATCCGGCAGTACGCCGGGTTCTCGACGGCCGAGCAGTCCAACGCGTTCTACCGGCGCAACCTGGCCGCGGGCCAGAAGGGCCTCAGCGTGGCCTTCGACCTGGCCACGCACCGCGGCTACGACTCCGACCACCCGCGGGTGCGCGGCGACGTCGGCATGGCCGGCGTGGCGATCGACTCGATCTATGACGCGCGCACGCTCTTCGACGGCATCCCGCTGGACCAGATGTCGGTGAGCATGACCATGAACGGCGCGGTGCTGCCGATCATGGCGCTCTACATCGCCGCCGCCGAGGAGCAGGGGGTGAAGCCGGAGCAGCTCGCGGGGACCATCCAGAACGACATCCTCAAGGAGTTCATGGTCCGCAACACCTACATCTACCCGCCGGCCCCGAGCATGCGGATCATCTCCGACATCTTCCGCTACACCGCCGAGCGGATGCCGCGCTTCAACTCGATCTCGATCTCCGGCTACCACATCCAGGAGGCCGGGGCGACGGCCGACCTGGAGCTGGCCTACACCTTGGCCGACGGCGTGGAGTACCTCCGCGCCGGCCTCGACGCCGGCCTCGACATCGACCGGTTCGCGCCGCGGCTGTCGTTCTTCTGGGCGATCGGCATGAACTTCTTCATGGAGGTCGCCAAGATGCGCGCGGCCCGGGCGCTGTGGGCGCGGCTGGTGCGCGAGTTCGACCCGCAGAACCCCAAGTCCCTGAGCCTGCGCACCCACAGCCAGACCAGCGGCTGGTCGCTCACCGCGCAGGACGTCTTCAACAACGTCCAGCGCACCTGCATCGAGGCGATGGCCGCCACCCAGGGGCACACCCAGTCGCTGCACACCAACGCCCTCGACGAGGCGATCGCGCTGCCGACCGACTTCTCGGCCCGCATCGCCCGCAACACCCAGCTGCTGCTCCAGCAGGAGAGCGGCACGACCGGCACCATCGACCCCTGGGGCGGCTCCTACTACGTCGAGCGGCTCACCCACGACCTCGCCGAGCGCGCGTGGGCGCACATCCAGGAGGCCGAGCGCGCCGGCGGCATGGCCAAGGCCATCGAGCAGGGCATCCCGAAGATGCGCATCGAGGAGGCCGCCGCCCGCACCCAGGCCCGGATCGACTCCGGTGCCCAGAAGGTCATCGGCGTCAACACCTACCGCCTCGCCGCGGAGACTGGCGCCGATTCTCTGGGCATCGACGTGCTCCGGGTCGACAACGACGACGTCTACCGCCAGCAGCTCGCCAAGCTCGAGCGGCTGCGCGCCGAGCGGGACGCCGACGAGGTGCGCCGTACCCTCGAGGCGCTCACCAACGCGGCCGACCGGGGCCCCGGCGACGCGGCGGGAGGCAACCTGCTCGAGCTGGCCGTCGACGCGGCCCGCGCCAAGGCGACGGTCGGGGAGATCTCCGAGGCGCTCGAGAAGGTCTACGGCCGCCACCAGGCGGTGATCCGTACGATCAGCGGCGTGTTCAGGGACGAGGCCGCGTCGGCCGGCGGCGAGCTCGTGCAGCAGGTCGTCGAGGCCACCGAGGAGTTCGAGGAGGCCGAGGGCCGCCGCCCCCGCATCCTGGTCGCCAAGATGGGCCAGGACGGGCACGACCGCGGCCAGAAGGTCGTGGTCAGCGCCTTCGCCGACATGGGCTTCGACGTCGACGTGGGGCCGCTGTTCTCCACCCCGGAGGAGGTCGCCCAGCAGGCCGTCGACGCCGACGTGCACATCGTCGGGGTCTCGTCGCTGGCCGCCGGCCACCTGGCCCTCTTGCCGGCGCTGAAGCAGGCGCTGGAGGACCAGGGCCGTCCGGACATCATGGTGGTCATCGGCGGCGTCATCCCGCCCGACGACGTCCCCGCGCTGCGGGAGATGGGCGCGGCCGCGGTCTTCCTCCCGGGCACCGTGATCGCCCAGTCGGCCCTCGACCTGCTGGCCCGGCTGCGCGAGCAGCTCGGGCACTGA
- the meaB gene encoding methylmalonyl Co-A mutase-associated GTPase MeaB, protein MPARPVDLDALVDGVRAQQRAAVSRAITLVESSRPAHRGQARELLARLSDPEVTGARAPVVRVGISGVPGVGKSTFIEALGTRLTAAGHRVGVLAVDPSSVRTGGSVLGDKTRMARLAHDPAAYIRPSPSAGTLGGVARATVQAMAVLEAAAYDVVLVETVGVGQSEVTVAGMVDTFLFLTLARTGDQLQGIKKGILEIADVIAVNKADGDREGEARSAARELAGALRMVRGKGEWAPPVVTCSALADVGVDEVWARVLAHREHLGGQGLVDKRAAQQLDFVWALVRDELAERLRRSPGVAALRAEVRRAVLAGELPATTAADRIIAAYDADR, encoded by the coding sequence GTGCCGGCCCGACCGGTCGACCTCGACGCGCTCGTCGACGGGGTCCGTGCCCAGCAGCGGGCCGCGGTCTCCCGCGCGATCACGCTCGTGGAGTCCTCGCGCCCGGCCCACCGCGGCCAGGCCCGGGAGCTGCTGGCCCGGCTCAGCGACCCCGAGGTGACCGGGGCCCGCGCCCCGGTGGTGCGGGTGGGCATCTCTGGCGTCCCCGGCGTCGGGAAGTCGACGTTCATCGAGGCGCTCGGCACCCGGCTGACCGCGGCCGGCCACCGCGTGGGCGTGCTGGCCGTCGACCCGAGCTCGGTGCGCACCGGCGGGTCGGTGCTCGGCGACAAGACCCGGATGGCCCGGCTCGCGCACGACCCGGCCGCCTACATCCGGCCCTCGCCGTCCGCCGGCACCCTCGGCGGCGTCGCCCGGGCCACTGTCCAGGCGATGGCGGTCCTCGAGGCCGCGGCGTACGACGTGGTCCTGGTCGAGACCGTGGGCGTGGGCCAGTCCGAGGTGACCGTGGCCGGCATGGTGGACACGTTCCTGTTCCTCACCCTGGCCCGCACCGGCGACCAGCTGCAGGGGATCAAGAAGGGCATCCTGGAGATCGCCGACGTCATCGCGGTCAACAAGGCCGACGGCGACCGTGAGGGCGAGGCCCGGTCCGCGGCCCGCGAGCTCGCCGGCGCGCTGCGCATGGTCCGGGGCAAGGGGGAGTGGGCCCCGCCGGTGGTGACCTGCTCGGCGCTGGCGGACGTGGGCGTCGACGAGGTGTGGGCGCGGGTGCTGGCGCACCGCGAGCACCTCGGGGGGCAGGGACTGGTCGACAAGCGGGCCGCCCAGCAGCTGGACTTCGTGTGGGCGCTGGTGCGCGACGAGCTGGCCGAGCGGTTGCGGCGCTCCCCGGGGGTCGCCGCCCTGCGCGCGGAGGTGCGCCGCGCCGTGCTGGCCGGTGAGCTGCCGGCCACGACCGCCGCCGACCGGATCATCGCGGCGTACGACGCCGACCGCTGA
- a CDS encoding ScyD/ScyE family protein: MASLAAAGVGATTGSASGEVAARGVLARGLVSPLTAGVADNGTAYVSENFAGLLVKIRPGHKPRPVFQAKKGVEVGGVTVDPGTVTFSLTFGSGQEAPVKRSLVMHLSHGKATRFANTGAFERNNNPDAGVTYGFRHLNKRCLAKVPKRVPARYSGIVDSHPYSTATTGGTTYVGDAAGNDILRVNGNGHIRLVSVLPPVPLRVTKHRAKANGMPACAVGHRYWFEPVPTDVEVAPSGGLVVTTLTGATEAPGFGGQSRVYRVDPATGRASLVTRGLAGAVGLAITTGGDYLVSQLFGNELSRVDASTGGVSHVRNVSQPAAVERVGGKVYVTSRVLAKKPMGRLLRFPG; encoded by the coding sequence GTGGCATCCCTGGCCGCGGCGGGCGTCGGGGCGACGACCGGCAGCGCGTCGGGCGAGGTGGCGGCGCGGGGCGTGCTCGCCCGGGGCCTGGTCAGCCCGCTCACCGCGGGCGTGGCCGACAACGGCACCGCCTACGTCTCGGAGAACTTCGCCGGGCTCCTGGTCAAGATCCGCCCCGGCCACAAGCCCCGGCCGGTCTTCCAGGCGAAGAAGGGCGTCGAGGTGGGCGGGGTGACCGTCGATCCCGGCACCGTGACCTTCAGTCTCACGTTCGGCTCCGGGCAGGAGGCGCCGGTCAAGCGCAGCCTGGTCATGCACCTGAGCCACGGCAAGGCCACGAGGTTCGCCAACACCGGCGCCTTCGAGCGCAACAACAACCCCGACGCGGGGGTGACCTACGGGTTCCGGCACCTGAACAAGCGCTGCCTGGCCAAGGTCCCCAAGCGGGTCCCGGCGCGCTACTCCGGGATCGTCGACAGCCACCCCTACAGCACGGCCACGACCGGCGGCACGACCTACGTCGGGGACGCCGCGGGCAACGACATCCTGCGCGTCAACGGCAACGGGCACATCCGCCTGGTCAGCGTGCTGCCGCCGGTGCCGCTGCGGGTCACCAAGCACCGGGCGAAGGCCAACGGGATGCCCGCCTGCGCGGTCGGCCACCGGTACTGGTTCGAGCCGGTGCCGACCGACGTGGAGGTCGCCCCGTCCGGCGGGCTCGTGGTGACGACGCTGACCGGTGCGACCGAGGCGCCCGGCTTCGGTGGACAGTCGCGCGTCTACCGGGTCGACCCCGCCACCGGACGGGCGAGCCTGGTGACGAGGGGCCTCGCCGGAGCGGTGGGCCTGGCCATCACCACGGGCGGCGACTACCTGGTCTCCCAGCTGTTCGGCAACGAGCTGTCGCGGGTGGACGCGAGCACCGGCGGGGTGAGCCACGTCCGCAACGTGAGCCAGCCGGCTGCGGTCGAGCGGGTCGGCGGGAAGGTCTACGTCACGTCCCGGGTCCTGGCCAAGAAGCCGATGGGCAGGCTGCTGCGCTTCCCGGGCTGA
- a CDS encoding amidohydrolase, with the protein MPADASLDPAAALIDSAVATSDAELVELRRDLHAHPELSWAESRTSDLVAARVEKAGWRVTRLPQSGLLADLGEGDPLVALRADLDALPVQDATTDPWTSTVPGVAHACGHDVHTSALVGAALALAEVHEQGLLPGRVRLLFQPAEEVMPGGALHLVELGALEEVRRVFALHCDPGVDLGQVGLRPGPLTSAADRLEVRLEGTGGHTSRPHLTGDLTFALAKVTTELPAMLSRRLDPRSGVSLVWGIVNAGAAANVIPDRGLAAGTVRILDAVAWADCETLVSELVHDIVRPYGVEAHVIYQQGVPPVVNDPVSHRVLAGAVQRALGDPGRATAHQSLGGEDFGWLLDRVPGAMGRLGTRTPGGPSYDLHQGNLRVDERATGVGARVLANAAVGALVTDR; encoded by the coding sequence ATGCCCGCCGACGCCTCCCTGGACCCAGCCGCCGCCCTCATCGACTCCGCCGTCGCCACCAGCGACGCCGAGCTGGTGGAGCTGCGCCGAGACCTGCACGCGCATCCCGAGCTGTCCTGGGCGGAGTCCAGGACCAGTGACCTCGTCGCCGCCCGGGTCGAGAAGGCGGGCTGGCGGGTGACCCGGCTGCCGCAGTCGGGCCTACTGGCCGACCTCGGCGAGGGCGACCCCCTGGTCGCGCTGCGCGCCGACCTCGACGCGCTCCCGGTGCAGGACGCGACGACCGACCCGTGGACCAGCACGGTCCCCGGCGTCGCCCACGCCTGTGGCCACGACGTGCACACCTCCGCGCTCGTGGGCGCCGCCCTCGCGCTGGCCGAGGTGCACGAGCAGGGCCTGCTGCCCGGCCGGGTGCGGCTGCTCTTCCAGCCGGCCGAGGAGGTGATGCCGGGTGGGGCGCTGCACCTGGTGGAGCTCGGCGCGCTGGAGGAGGTACGCCGGGTCTTCGCGCTGCACTGCGACCCGGGCGTCGACCTGGGCCAGGTCGGCCTGCGCCCGGGACCGTTGACCAGCGCCGCCGACCGCCTCGAGGTCCGGCTGGAGGGCACCGGCGGCCACACCTCGCGCCCGCACCTGACCGGCGACCTGACCTTCGCGCTGGCCAAGGTCACCACCGAGCTGCCCGCGATGCTCTCCCGGCGGCTCGACCCGCGCTCGGGGGTGAGCCTGGTCTGGGGCATCGTCAACGCCGGCGCCGCGGCCAACGTGATCCCCGACCGGGGCCTGGCCGCCGGCACGGTCCGCATCCTCGACGCGGTGGCCTGGGCCGACTGCGAGACGCTCGTGAGCGAGCTGGTCCACGACATCGTCCGGCCCTACGGCGTCGAGGCGCACGTGATCTACCAGCAGGGCGTGCCGCCGGTGGTCAACGACCCGGTCTCGCACCGGGTGCTGGCCGGCGCCGTCCAGCGCGCCCTGGGCGACCCGGGTCGGGCGACCGCCCACCAGAGCCTCGGGGGTGAGGACTTCGGGTGGCTGCTGGACCGGGTCCCCGGCGCCATGGGCCGGCTCGGCACCCGCACCCCCGGCGGTCCGAGCTACGACCTGCACCAGGGCAACCTGCGCGTCGACGAGCGCGCCACCGGCGTCGGCGCCCGGGTCCTGGCCAATGCTGCTGTCGGCGCGTTGGTCACCGACAGATAA